Genomic DNA from Paenibacillus donghaensis:
TCATTACCGCTTGTTCACCCTGCGGCTTGGTGAGAATCAGGAGGATAATCTCCTCGCGGCGCTGCAGTTCGAACCTTTTGTCGATCGGTTGGATGAGATTGATCAGTTGGATGCTCTTAGAGATTTGGCTAATACATTTCGATCCATGCGAAGATGGGACAAGGTAGATAAGATAGCTAAGGATATGGGAACGAAGGCAAAGATACAACTTATAAATGCACAGCAAGATAGAAGAAGAGAAGAACCAACAAAAAAAACAAAAAGACCTTTATTTGTATATTTAGCTCTGTCTAATCTCTTTCGTGGTGCTGTTAGTGATGCACGGGGAGATCATAATGAGGCATTAGAATTTAACTATACGTACGCAGATCTTAGCTGGGTGAAAGAAGAAGATGAGGAAACTAGGTATTGGGTTAAGATGCTCGAAGCATGGGCACAAGCTAATATATGGGTGTGCAAACTCTTTTATGGTGATTCAAGTGTTATTAAGGATTATGTGGCTTACATCGAACAGAACAGAAATGAAACGCTAACAGGTCTATTAAATATTCTAACGGCGGCTAACCAGTTCGATTATGAAGTTGATGATATTATTAAGAAATTTGAGAATGAAATATTATCTTATATCCAGTTGAGCCAGCCTGCAAGTGTAGGAGTTTATTCCAAAGAAGTGATAACTGAGCGAGCTGACCGTCTTTTGTTTGAATTAGCTAAGTACAATCTTAAAAAAGGTTTGTATGTACTCGGTTTTTCATACTTAACTAATGCTCTGCATAAATCTATTCTACTAAATAATGATTCTTTTATTCTTGACTGTGTTCGTTTATTCGAGAAATACCGAGAATTCTCATCAATTGAAACGCAAACTGAATATTGGAATCTACTCAAAGAGGAGGAATAAAAATGAAAAAAAAGCTGGCAATGATCATAACGTGCTTCAGTTTATTATTTGTAATAACTGGTCCGATGCAGACAGGTCCTATCAACATAACTCCGCTTAACAATTGGCACGGGGGTTAATATAGCTTAATTCTCATTATTTCGACTTAAAAGACCAGTATTTGCTGGTCTTTTTTGTGGTTTTTTAGTATGAATTTTCCTGAAAAATTTTTTTCAGAAACATAGTCATAGTCTTCTAAAATAATCATAAATAAGGAGGGATTTGGGTGGAGAAACATAAAAAATTAGAAGAACAGATGGAGAAGGCCAGACAAGAACTCTGCGATCTGGAACAAATCTATGGTTTAGGCCATCCCGGCGTGCTCAGACAGTCCATGGTTCTGGACGAACTGATTAACCGGTACAATCGGAGTTATTACGCACACGTTAACAATTATACCTACCGTAGTGAGCGTGGTACCAAAGACGAGCATAAGCCAGGGCAAGCGCAGCTTCACAGTAATACTTTTGCCGCATCTTTTGGCTAAAATCCGTTGGCTGTAACCTTTCGGGGAGTCCTCTACTCTATCAGGGCAGCGCAAATTGTAACGGAATTTGTTATCCGTTATAGTTAATAGAGAATTATTCTACATAAGGTCATAAGAGTTTCGGAGGAATCTATGAATATTGGCGTTACGGTATCACAGAAAGAACTGATGGATGTCCTGCTGAATGTTGCAGTAGTACGGCCTGTGTTTATTTGGGGACCGCCTGGAATCGGCAAATCTTCGCTGGTGGAGCAGTTCGCTGCAGACCTGGGTCTTCCTTGTGTCTCCTTGCTGGGCAGCCAGCTGGCACCTGAAGATATTATCGGCGTACCGCAGATCAAGGATGGCGTGAGTGTATTCTGTCCGCCGAAGATGATTGCCCGGGATGAGCCGTACTGTTTATTTCTCGATGAATTAAATGCCTGTTCTCAGGAAGTGCAGAAGGCGTTCTACAGCTTGATCCACGAACGGCGCATTGGCGAATATCATCTGCCGCAGGGCTCGATTGTGATTGGGGCGGGCAACCGGGCGCAGGACAGTGCGATTGTGAAGCCGATGTCCTCGGCGCTGATTAACCGGATGTTCCATGTTCAGCTGAAGGTGACGGCTAGAGAGTGGTTCGACTGGGCGTATGCCAGCGGTATTCATCCACATGTGATCGAATATCTGCAGGCGCGGCCGGACCATCTCTGGACACAGCCGCCGAAGACAGAGGAGCCTTTCTCCACACCGCGTGCCTGGCATATGCTCAGTGATGCGCTGCATGAATTCAAGGATGAGCTGCCGCTTCAGATGATAGAGGTGCTGGCCCGCGGCTGTCTTACGCCGGATCATGCCTTGCAGTTCAAGGCTTTTCATAAGAATCTTAGCGGGAAATTCCAATTGAATAAAATCCTGAATGGAGATGCAAGGTTTCCGCATGAGGCGGAGGACCGGGATCTCCTTTACTTTTTGACGTTGTCTTTCCGGGCGCAGATTATCAAAGTGCTGCCGGAGAAGAAGGAAGCGATTAAGGAGGATCACCGCAGCTTCGCCCACCGGGCCAAGGCGCTGATCAAGGAATTAAGTGAGATCAGTCTGGAGATGGCGCAGCTGGTGGTTGCCGATCACGGGGAAGGACAGGTGCTGCCTGCCTGGTTCACGGTGGAAGTAATTCGTGACCTGCCGCGTCTGGCCGGGAAGGACAAATAATGGCCAAGAAACGCGCGCCCCAGCAGGATATCGCTGCACTCAACTATACCGAAGCACATAGGTTTATTACCCTGCATCCGATGTTTGCGCCGCTGGCCAGCCATGCCTATATCTATCGTGACGAGTCCAGCTGGCGGGGATACCCCGAAGAGGGCTGGGCTGTAGTGAACAGCAGAGGGGCTATTTATGTCCATCCCAAGCGGCGCGGTGAGGTCGAGGAATGGATTTATGTGCTGGCCCATTGTCTGCTGTATTTGGGTTTTGGACATTTTCAGGACCGGGAGCATCCTGTCCTGTGGAATATAGC
This window encodes:
- a CDS encoding helix-turn-helix domain-containing protein, translating into MHPTTTIRTELEGFLRRKGLNFSQLGREAGLNPGTVSSIINGNRVMAVDQLDRMTAVLGLPQGYYYEQYIQESMVDTVPDWRRIKPFLYRCAELDKLDCIRQIVMLLLDNLIYSPLLFEVAEDFFNEGRSEAAILLYESVATSERRQHSERLAFCHYRLFTLRLGENQEDNLLAALQFEPFVDRLDEIDQLDALRDLANTFRSMRRWDKVDKIAKDMGTKAKIQLINAQQDRRREEPTKKTKRPLFVYLALSNLFRGAVSDARGDHNEALEFNYTYADLSWVKEEDEETRYWVKMLEAWAQANIWVCKLFYGDSSVIKDYVAYIEQNRNETLTGLLNILTAANQFDYEVDDIIKKFENEILSYIQLSQPASVGVYSKEVITERADRLLFELAKYNLKKGLYVLGFSYLTNALHKSILLNNDSFILDCVRLFEKYREFSSIETQTEYWNLLKEEE
- a CDS encoding aspartyl-phosphate phosphatase Spo0E family protein → MEKHKKLEEQMEKARQELCDLEQIYGLGHPGVLRQSMVLDELINRYNRSYYAHVNNYTYRSERGTKDEHKPGQAQLHSNTFAASFG
- a CDS encoding AAA family ATPase, translated to MNIGVTVSQKELMDVLLNVAVVRPVFIWGPPGIGKSSLVEQFAADLGLPCVSLLGSQLAPEDIIGVPQIKDGVSVFCPPKMIARDEPYCLFLDELNACSQEVQKAFYSLIHERRIGEYHLPQGSIVIGAGNRAQDSAIVKPMSSALINRMFHVQLKVTAREWFDWAYASGIHPHVIEYLQARPDHLWTQPPKTEEPFSTPRAWHMLSDALHEFKDELPLQMIEVLARGCLTPDHALQFKAFHKNLSGKFQLNKILNGDARFPHEAEDRDLLYFLTLSFRAQIIKVLPEKKEAIKEDHRSFAHRAKALIKELSEISLEMAQLVVADHGEGQVLPAWFTVEVIRDLPRLAGKDK